In Mycolicibacterium gadium, the genomic window CGGCACCGGCACCGGGTCGACAACCGTCACTTGCAGCCCCAGTGACCGCGCGGTTGACGCGACCTCGGCCCCAATAAATCCTGCCCCGATCACCACGAGGCGGGCACCGGCAACGAGGTCGGCCCTTAGCCGCAGACAGTCCTCTAGGGTGCGTAGCACATGAACGCCCGGTCCCTGGCCCCACGGGGATGGTCGCGCGCTCGCTCCGGTGGCCACCACCAGGTGGTCGTAGTGCAGGGGCTCATCATCGGCGAACTCAACCTCGCACGCTGCGACATCCACTCCGATCGCGCGGCGGCCGAGGCGAAGCTCGATGGCGTCGGCGGCGGCAGCGTCTCTGGTGAGTAACGTCGCAGCCGCGATGTCACTCGTACCCGCAAGCAACGCTTTGGATAGCGGCGGTTTGTCGTAGGGCAGTGCAGTTTCCTCGCCCACGAGGACGATGTCGCCGTCGTAGCCTTCCGATCGCAGCGCCTGGGCCGTGCGGACCCCGCCGACAGAACTGCCGACGATGACGACCCGTGACGTCATTCGTCTACGACTTCCAACGCTGCCACCGGACAGCTGCGCGCAGCCTCCTCGACCCGGGTCCTGTCCGCGGAAGGGACCTCCGTCTTCCGGACCAACACGAGTCCCCGGTCGTCGATGTCGAAGTAGTCCTCGGCGGCTACGACACAGTTCGCGTATCCCTGACATACCGCGTGGTTAGCCTTTATGACTCCGTCCATGTGCTTTCCTTCCCTATGTTCGTCGGGTTCAATTGCGCTGGGGTGCAGGTCCGAGGCCGAAACCGCCGTCGGGGCGGATCGTTTCGCCGGTAAGCCCGCGGGAGCGGTGCGAAGCGAGAAAGACGTAACTCCACGCGTGGTCGTGACCCGATAGGGCCACGTTGAGCGGTGTGCGAGCAGCCAATTCGCGGGCCCGGTCGGGTGCAGCATCCAGACGGCGGGCGCCAAGGTCGAGACTGTCGAGTCCGCGCAGGTCGGTGTTCAACGTTCCCCCTGGGGCAACACCGTTCACACGGATCCTCGGCGCGAGTTCGTGAGCCAGTGCGGTGACGAGGCCACGCACCGCGAACTTCGACGCGACATACAGCAGGCCGCCACGTCCTGGATAAAATGATGAAGCGGACTCGGTGAGGATGATCGAGGCGCCGTCCTGGCCCATCAATGCCGGCACTGCAGCCTTGACTGAGTGGATATGACTCAGGACGTTGATACGAAACATCTCGTCGAACGCCTTGTCGATTCGCTCGGGGGGGATGTCCTGAAGACGACGGTAGAAATCGAAGATCCCCACGCAGTTCACCAATGTGTCGAGTCCGCCGAACGCGTCGGCAGCGACCTGCACAGCTTCGTCGTTGGCGGTGTGGGTGGTCCCATCACCCTCGATTACCGGGATGTCGGGCAGCTGATGGCGCAGCGCCGAGCACTTATCGCTGTCGTACTCGAGCACGGCGACCTGGGCATCCTCGTTCAGGAACGCGTCGACGGTGGCCCGACCGATACCCGAACCTCCGCCGACGATCAATGCGCGTTTGCCCGCCAGCCAGCCAGTCATACCTCGTCGCCCAGAATCAAGGGAGTCCCTGCGTTCCCCACCATGGCCGCTAAGGTGGCTGGGTTCTGCCAGGTCAACGCCTCGATCTCCAAGGCATCCAGCGACACCCACTGCGCCGATTTTGGCGCCTGAATCAACAGCCGAGCTCCGTTGCGAGTGGTCACTCGGCGCACGACGACCTCTGCGAACTCGTTGGCGATGTTAAGTGCATCGCCGGTCGCCCCGGCCAGCAGCGTAGCCAGTTCCTCGCACGCCGATTGTGGTGGTGACTGCGCGCCCTCGCCGGGTCGATTCGAGCTCATAGGAATACCGCCAGATTCTGCATTCGAAGCACTGATTCATCGACGGCGATTGTGCGCCGGGCGAGTTTGAGGGCGTTGCCATCGCGACGTAGGAGATCCTCACGACCGCATGAAAGGAGCGTGGACTCATTGACGTCGCCGCGGCTGCGGAACAACAACTCAGCGCTGTCGACCGCGAGGTAGTCGGCGTCGTCGGTGAGGAATGTGCGCACGTTGGTGATGAAGTGACGCAGGCGCGACGGCGGATCCTCAGTCCAGGCGTGCTCGGTGGCGAATCGCGCAACCCGACGACTGAGTGAGTATTTGTTCTCGTCGAAATGCGCCATTCCTGCTGAGCTATCGAATCCGGCGCCGGCGGCGGTGGTGATCCGCACCGGCATGTAATAGTGAATGTCCTCGGTAAGAACACCCAGCCACCTGTCGTAGTCTTGGGCATCGAGAAGGTACGCCTCGTTGATGAGGAAGCGATGCGCCTCCAGATGGCGAGAATCGTCGAACGGCAAGGCTTCCCCCACACGTTGGGCGCGGGCTGCGTGCGCACCAAGTACCGATGGGGCCATGGGTCGACCAGTGCGCTGATCCTCGACGGTCACAGCATCACCGACGTCGGAGCCGACTCCGAGTCGATACCGGCAACGGCCCGGCCATTGGTCTGCACCATTGGCTCAATACCTTGCGGGTTGTCGGTGAGCACAGTAGCCGGGTCGACTCGCAGCGGCGGCATGTCGAGGTAGTCAGCCCAGAGCCTCAATAATTGCCGTTGATTGTTCTCGTTGTAACCGAGCTGAGCGTATCCAGGCCCGTGAAACTGAGCGCTGCTTAGGGTGTCGACCACCCGGGCATCGTCTGCGAGCAGCCCCATCCGGCTGTTCAGCCGCAGTCGGCGGGCCATCGAACCCCCCGCGGTGTTGGTCAGCGACACCCAATTCTCGACATCGTCTTGTTCGAACATTCCCGTCGAGCCGAAACACATCAAATAAGCCTTGTATGAGGCCGCCTTAAACGCTTCCGGGGCATCAGAATCCACCGCAAACCAGGACAGCACTTCAGTCTCGTTCTCGCTAATGGGCTGCCATACTCGAATCGAAATGAACGGCAAGACGTGCTCGCCGTCCTCGACTTTCGGCCAGTTGTGCACGAAGCTGATGTTCGGAAAGCACGTCGCCGCCGAGATCATGAACCCATCGGCGCCCACCACCTGTCGCTGCTGCTCGGTCCAGGTCGCCTTGGCACGACTGATCATTTCCGCCGGGTAGCCGACATAGCTCATCCGGTCTTCGAAACTCCCCTCAGGCAGCTTGTATGTGGTCCCCCCACCTCTGCCCGCCCAATAGGTTGCGCCGTCTTTGCGCTTGTGAGCCTTCGGCTCTCGGAACAGGCCGATCTCGACCACCGACGTGTGCGTCTGCGGCGTGTGGTACATGTCCCCGGCGAAATTCTCAGCTGCGATCTTCCAGTTCGCTTTTACCCGCCAACGCTGGGGACCCTGCACCTCGAGACCGTTGGGGCCCTGCTTGGTGTAGAAATCGAGATAGAACCTGAAATCACCCAGGTAATCTTCAAGCGATTCTGCGTCAGGATCCATCGACAGGAAGATCAACCCGTTGTAACTGGCCACACTCGGCGCTGGCAACAGGGTCTGACCCGCCTTGTTGAACCCCGCCTCCCCTCCGTAGGCCTCTTGGTGAAAAGGCAGTCCGATAATGCGGCCGTCGTTGCGGTAAGACCACCCGTGGTAAGGGCATCTGAAATTCGACGCGTTCCCCATCTCCGCCCGACAAATCTGCATACCGCGATGGAGGCACATATTGAACATCACCCGGACCTCGCCTGCAGAATCACGAGCGACGATGAACGAATCCTGTAGCACTTGCCTGACCACGTAGTCGCCCGGCTGCGGAATTTCGGACTCGTGCGCGACGAACAACCACGCCCGACTGAACAGCCGCTCCTTTTCGAGCGAGAAAATCTGCTTGTCGTTGTACACGTGCGCCGGAATCATGCCAGTGCGTACTGCCGCCAACACCTCACCGTGATCCTGCATCTTCAACTCCATGACTCAGCGACGGGACCCAATCCTCGACTGAGGCGCCTTCACTGTTATGTAGAACACGACTCTGTC contains:
- a CDS encoding ferredoxin — protein: MDGVIKANHAVCQGYANCVVAAEDYFDIDDRGLVLVRKTEVPSADRTRVEEAARSCPVAALEVVDE
- the hcaB gene encoding 3-(cis-5,6-dihydroxycyclohexa-1,3-dien-1-yl)propanoate dehydrogenase, giving the protein MTGWLAGKRALIVGGGSGIGRATVDAFLNEDAQVAVLEYDSDKCSALRHQLPDIPVIEGDGTTHTANDEAVQVAADAFGGLDTLVNCVGIFDFYRRLQDIPPERIDKAFDEMFRINVLSHIHSVKAAVPALMGQDGASIILTESASSFYPGRGGLLYVASKFAVRGLVTALAHELAPRIRVNGVAPGGTLNTDLRGLDSLDLGARRLDAAPDRARELAARTPLNVALSGHDHAWSYVFLASHRSRGLTGETIRPDGGFGLGPAPQRN
- a CDS encoding 3-phenylpropionate/cinnamic acid dioxygenase subunit beta; its protein translation is MTVEDQRTGRPMAPSVLGAHAARAQRVGEALPFDDSRHLEAHRFLINEAYLLDAQDYDRWLGVLTEDIHYYMPVRITTAAGAGFDSSAGMAHFDENKYSLSRRVARFATEHAWTEDPPSRLRHFITNVRTFLTDDADYLAVDSAELLFRSRGDVNESTLLSCGREDLLRRDGNALKLARRTIAVDESVLRMQNLAVFL
- a CDS encoding aromatic ring-hydroxylating dioxygenase subunit alpha, producing MQDHGEVLAAVRTGMIPAHVYNDKQIFSLEKERLFSRAWLFVAHESEIPQPGDYVVRQVLQDSFIVARDSAGEVRVMFNMCLHRGMQICRAEMGNASNFRCPYHGWSYRNDGRIIGLPFHQEAYGGEAGFNKAGQTLLPAPSVASYNGLIFLSMDPDAESLEDYLGDFRFYLDFYTKQGPNGLEVQGPQRWRVKANWKIAAENFAGDMYHTPQTHTSVVEIGLFREPKAHKRKDGATYWAGRGGGTTYKLPEGSFEDRMSYVGYPAEMISRAKATWTEQQRQVVGADGFMISAATCFPNISFVHNWPKVEDGEHVLPFISIRVWQPISENETEVLSWFAVDSDAPEAFKAASYKAYLMCFGSTGMFEQDDVENWVSLTNTAGGSMARRLRLNSRMGLLADDARVVDTLSSAQFHGPGYAQLGYNENNQRQLLRLWADYLDMPPLRVDPATVLTDNPQGIEPMVQTNGRAVAGIDSESAPTSVML